In Planococcus citri chromosome 4, ihPlaCitr1.1, whole genome shotgun sequence, the genomic window tattttttcacagaaaacaTCGCCGCTTAAAATGGAATGCACAGTAGCCTCAAATTATAACAGCGAACCGTCCAAATCTGTCCCAACGAACGGATTACCCTCagtgaaaaatgacaaaacgacCAAATCCGGATTAAGGGTGAATTTCACGGAAAAAGGCGAAGTAAAAGAACGTCGTGAAAAATTCCTAACCGCCAAATACGGATCTCATCAAATGAGTTTAATACGTAAACGTCTGGCTGTGGAAATGTGGCTGTACgaagaattacaaaaattgtgcACTGATGCTGTAAGTACCCAGCAtatagtacttacctacctatcgagtATACCATACACCTCTGTGCTCTTATGGCACGGTCCAGTGGCTAGTTAAAAGCATAATACACGACTGTCGTATtaagttattttaattttttttatcgctaCATTCATTTGCATTTATAGCACtgttattttatcaaataattaaCCGGTTTGGGGCAAAAAATGTCACGGTTAATGACCGTTTGTTTGCCAAGATTTACGGTTACGTTGTGTGGGTGATGGTTATAAACATATAGGTACAGTTGTTGAATATTGGTAGGACATCGTTTAATGACTTCCGTTCAATAGCCAACATGTAATTCCAGTTTAAGTTACTCGTACATTTACGATGAGGAGTACGTTTTGCCTGCGTTAATCTCCTCATCTCGCGGTGTAGGTACTGGCGATTGCCTTGAGTATATTGTGTACAAGTTCACAGATCACACAGATGCGAGTACGAGTGGTCGTTCGCGTCCTTGCTCGGTGATTCCCCTCAGCCGAAAATTTCTCTAAGGTTAATGACATCGTACGTCGTGGGCGCAGCATCATCTCGGATTCCGCTCgaaattacgtaatttttattcgataagTTGCTATCATCGTCGACATCATTTCCCATACTGTACCATATACTACATCTACCTCTGCTTGTGTATAAGTTTCTCAATTATTGTAGCTTGGAGCTTAAAAGTTTCTGACCCTGTTTATCATACAGGTTGAGAGTTTGGTTTAAGGCGAAAATCCTCGTGAAATCATttcgtatttgaaattttcttgttttataTCGTCAAGTTAcctaatttgaatgaatttttccatcAGACACGCATGAGAATAACGTCGAAGTAATTTGTTTCGTAAATTcgcgtataggtaggtacctactggagGAGGTACATTGTGGAAATGTAGACCAAAGAGTTCATAATTAGGTATCTAGGTAAAGATACCTATCCGTGTGATAAAATTCCAAGCTCGTGAGCTGAGCTCCTCCTGTGAGAATttaatttacgtaattttagACTATATATTTTCGTTGCATATCCGGTCATCTTTCGTTGTTACGAGGTGTTGAATTGTATGGTGAATTGTGATTACGAAATTTCTCTGTCTAGAATACAAGGGGGTtcaaattatgcattttttaaagaGGTGGTGGGGGTGGGAGAGGAGGGAacacaaacagaaaaaaatggagTGCATAGAAACTATAtaccatttttataaaactcgTCTACTAAatataaaatctcaaaaaccaaaatctcaaaatcagaaatccaaaaatctgaaatctcaataatccaaaatgtcaaaatccaaaagttcaaaatctgaaatctcataatCCGAAATCTCAAATgggaaaatctgaaatctcaaaattcaaaagctcaaaatctgaaatcatgaaatctgaaaactcataatccgaaatctcaaaatcaaaaagttcaaaagctgaaatctcataatccaaaatgtcaaaatccaaaagttcaaaatcttaaatctcaaaatttgaaatgtgaaatctcaaaatttgaaatgtgaaatctcaaaatttgaaatgtgaaatctcaaaatatgaaatcttataatccaaaagctcaaaatctcaaaatcaaaaatccaaaaatctgaaatctcataatccaaaatgtcaaaatccaaaagttcaaaatcttaaatctcaaaatttgaaatgtgaaatctcaaaatatgaaatcttataatccaaaagctcaaaatctcaaaatcaaaaatccaaaaatctgaaatctcataatccaaaatgtcaaaatccaaaagttcaaaatctggaatctaaaaatatcaaatatcaaaatttgaattttcataatccaaaatgtcaaaatccaaaaatccaaatcTCAAATACATaggaaaatctgaaatctcaaaattcaaaagctcaaaatctgaaattataaaatctgaaatctcataatccgaaatctcaaattcaaaaagttcaaaatctgaaatctcataattcaaaatgtcaaaatccaaaagttcaaaatcttaaatttcaaaatttgaaatgtgaaatctcaaaatatgaaatctcataatccaaaagctcaaaatctcaAAGTGCAATCAAACTAGGaaaatatatacctaggtactgcCATTTTCTGACTTTAGTTTTATTTTCCAACAATGAGccatcaattttaatggaaattgaCTAATGAAGGCCTGAGTGAActgaaaatgtacctacttacagcTTTTGACAAAGTACGAATAGtttccaaaaatggagaaaattctgaaaaaagtttgGCATTCGACATAAAAATctccctttttttgaaaataattaattttttgtcgatttaaAAAAGTCTGGGCTTATTTGTGTATcttgattgaaaattgcatagttagatgaaaaaaattgtatcaatgGGTGGGGGGGTGAGAGAGGAAAcacttgaaaacattttcacatTCACCTATAGGACACTGGagagattcttgaaaaattcctgTGGTTTatagatttggaaaatttgagattCTCAATATTCTGTACGatagaaaaataccaaaaaattgacccaaaaaaatgaataaaaaattcaaggctgaaaataaattgaaaaaaaataaagagtcgtgaattgaaaatacctactcattttaggattttttgttgaaattgtagatattaaatTGAAAGCTAATATACTGGATGATCCATCTTAttgttttaaaagttcaaattttgtgGCTTTCACCGACGatcagaaaatttatttttgaaattaaaagttCGTTAAATTGGGCAAATTTTTGTAGCTAAAAATTTTGGGACACCTACCAACCTCCTCCTAACGTGTCAAATTGTGCAGCTTAAAAATTCAACGTGTAAaccaaatgtttgaaaatgaaggaaattttaaTCCTTCCAAATTTTGAGGCAAATCAACCTCCCTTCCCTCTCTTTCAAAATCACAGAAGATCCCTTTCACTTCGATTATTTTCGAATCTCttattaatttaaatatttctcaatcaaaatttgaaattatatacgcaaattttcactactttgaaaaataattaggaCATGAAGCATTGATCTCACTTTTAACTCTTTTCTAATGAGCCCTCACGTGGTTAAAATTACTCCTCGAGTgcttgaatcaattttcagggTCAGAGAGATCAATGAAACtagaatttatgattttttccttcaatttttgcctcaatttttaagaatatcaaatcctcctctccccctcctccttccaTAATTTCTTCAGggaacattttttaataaaaaataaacggaACTACCTACTTACGTAGAATTCATGGTTTCTCCCCTTCTGTTCGGATCTCAATTTTGAGTAGTTTCAGCGCTTCCCCCTTTCCCCTCCCCATCTGTTCGAGATCTCTCTGGGTCACATTATTAAAAAGTCAACTGGaccagaatttttatttttcttcttgtttttccCTTAATTTTGATGAGTCTCAGATCCTCCCACCCTCCTTCGTCCCCCTCCCCCGCCACCCTCAGTAATCCACTTTATACTATACATTTTTGTTTCTATTTGTTTTTTCTtagaatctttaaattttttaagaattgatTTTCCCCAAAGAagatttcgatatttttcagcCTTTTTAACTGAAACAATCTATTCAGCTgtacaaaaatctcaaaaacaattttttctacaaaaataataatcgtcCTCTATTATTCATGCCTTAGAATTTTGTccctctttatttttttcgggACTCTAGCCTTTTTTCAAcagttgttttctttttgtgaaaaattcggAATTCTTCTcaatttattgatcaagtaccaaaaaattattgatcagtTTTCAAGAAACTGAGagccaaaccaaaaaaaaaaaaaaaaacgaggagaaacaaaattttacggTGTATAATTTTCCATCAGGAAGCTGTGAGCTTTTGAGTTATCTTACGCTGAAGttggaagatgaaaaatttaattttttttcagttttccttcacaaaaaaaaaaataaggatttGAGGAGGAAAATGAAAAGAGACGAAATTGTAAAGCATCAAATTTGCCATCAGTTTAGTGTATTTAACTTTTTCTTAGAAAGctgtgtttttgattttttttttcaagcagaagttggaagatgaaatttaaaaaaaaaatcagcataaaaaattaatttttgagaagaccttgtacgaaaaaaattaaggaaaacaaaattaaagagcataaaattttccacGTGATCAATCTTTTTCTGGGAGGCTGTGTTCTTAAAGTATtttaagcttttgaaaaatgaaaaatttcattttttaagatttttattccatcattaaaaaaattggcttttgagaaaatcaaaggATCTtacagtaaaaatgaaaataaaccaattttcGGAGCATGAAATTTCCCACCAAAAAGTGTGTTCAATctttttctagaaatttgagctgaactcgaaaaatgaaaaattcaaatttttgtttcaattttttcttgatgaaaaaaatgtattttagagaaaaactgagagctcttcaaaaatttggggagatttttccatcaaaaaatagTGATCAACTCCTTTATAGGAGACTGTAttatttttgagtcattttaaGGTagaattggaaattcaatttttttatttttttccttcaaattttccatcataaaaaactcaatttttgagaaaaactgagCTCTAAAgatcctttaaaaaaataagagaaacaaaattgtaaagcatcaaatttttcttatatCGAATGTGATAGATTTTTTTCTGGTAGATTtgtgtttaaaatattttaggtaaaaaattggacaattcaacttcatttgatgatttattttttgaaattttttcctttagAACAACCTGTGAATCTGaaaaagataatttgaaaaattttgagtgctGAAAATCAGTATTCCAACACCTTTGTTCGTTCCCCTTCTCCTTCATTGCGAAACCTCATAATTCAATTTCTATCAAACtcgacaaatgaaaaaaaaaatgcagtcaacCTACGAGTAGATCAGAATTTgaggggcttcatggaaaaggggtCTTAGTcagtttttttcactgatttttacaactTCTAATAGACTGAAAATTGTTTCTAcgagcaaacattttccaattcgttttttcatagaagaacacttcaatatcactgaatgatcaaaaaaacaaaaaaaaaatgattaaggTCCCTTTTCCATGGAAGCCCTCTTTTGAAGAGATCCTGATCATTTAtgattgagtaaatgaattttttcaaaaaatttctttcaaaatttcagtcaatttttcatttgaaaattgatgaaattcagtaaagatttcagtttttcctccagatttttttagttgaaattaaGATTTGCAAATTAGCATCAACATAGTTTCGCTGATCCAAATTGTAGAAGAATAATTCTGATTTGGATATTGCCATTGGATCAAGACTAGATTTTCCAAGATACTATTTTAAGCTTGGATTCACAAACCTATAGGTTCAAAATTTAGACTCATCTAGCTCAGTCTTTTACATAGATTTCGAGCATTATTTTCTATATCGTAAACACTGACTCAGAATACTTCAATCaccaatttcaaatacctacaaaataaACAGAACTTCAAAAAAGATCACACGTCGTGGAACCcaacttcaaaacaaaaatcccCTGCAGTCTCTCGTTACCAATCAGATATGAAAAACCCACCACGATCCAACGctcgttaaaaaaattgaagaaaaaacaaaccgTCTAATAAAACCACACCAACGtgtcttctcttttttttacataattttctaATGGTATAATCATTACATCGGCGGTTGATTCACTGGCCAATGATGCATACGCACAGACATAGACATAGCCATGCGACGACGACGTTATCTTCATCGCAAAATACCCACAACTTTGATGAATTTCGTGGCTCGAAGCCAAACATTATTCGagtaggaaaaataaaaaaaatatttaaatcattCCACGCACTAGCAAGTTTTTTTCACGCTCAACTTTTACCAAGTTCTacgttcgaaaattttccatcttcttttattttttccaaaccaaaaGACCCAATTTTCCTCACATTTTGCTTTGGTTTCAACAACAACAGAGTCGTAATTAGCgagctttttttctctcataaatCCTACTCTCGATAACGACATACTACATTACACACGTGGCACAGGCACTTGTGATTTCTCCAGCTCAGCCTGGTCTCATCGGTATATAAGAGAAAAATTAGTCGCATTGTCTCGTTACAAACGGGTAATTTACGTCATTCGAGTGATATATACGAACAAGTGTACGTACAAGATTCAGAGTCAGATTCGGGAAGctatgaaaaatattataaatagcATTCGACCGTTGGTAGTTGGTAGGTATACTTAAGCCATTCGCGTATTTACAAATATTCCAGCTAATTTCACTGTCTTATTTCCCATgggtttttttgtgtgtgtgtgtaccCAATTTATGTACTTTCGTCGGTATACCTACTTTCGTTTaattaatttcagattttgttaaAGCATCGAGATTTTAATATGGGATGAAAAAACACGTAATAGGCaggctggttttttttttcattctaattcGTGAATTTTATACCACTAATCCTACTttatctgtgaaaaa contains:
- the LOC135842555 gene encoding uncharacterized protein LOC135842555 isoform X1 translates to MSSKFRRTPLFTYSKNKKCLNVYSQFSTEKTSPLKMECTVASNYNSEPSKSVPTNGLPSVKNDKTTKSGLRVNFTEKGEVKERREKFLTAKYGSHQMSLIRKRLAVEMWLYEELQKLCTDASIAKEIEVDIDELLDLDDDDQRRQHIKELMLDIADGIPEKVKKFSDDLLEKMKTL
- the LOC135842555 gene encoding protein phosphatase 1 regulatory subunit 14B isoform X2, coding for MECTVASNYNSEPSKSVPTNGLPSVKNDKTTKSGLRVNFTEKGEVKERREKFLTAKYGSHQMSLIRKRLAVEMWLYEELQKLCTDASIAKEIEVDIDELLDLDDDDQRRQHIKELMLDIADGIPEKVKKFSDDLLEKMKTL